The following coding sequences are from one Lipingzhangella halophila window:
- a CDS encoding FadR/GntR family transcriptional regulator produces MSGDTDRRTLHNRVLAVLGPAIVAGEYEPGHVFTLERLEREYGVSRTVVREAVRVLQSMRLVHSRPRTGVQVRPGEEWSVFDPQLIRWRLAGTGRMAQLRSLTELRAAIEPPAAAAAARNASRDRRTPVVELCERMTAAGQAGDQEEFLRLDIEFHRRILHLSGNEMFVGLTGVVAEVLTGRTEYHLMPRPPRAEALRLHAHVAGAIRDGLPDVAQAAMRAIVGEVDEALSEAEGGANR; encoded by the coding sequence ATGAGCGGCGACACCGACCGTCGTACCCTGCACAACAGGGTGCTCGCCGTACTGGGCCCGGCGATCGTCGCCGGGGAGTACGAGCCCGGTCACGTGTTCACGCTCGAACGCCTGGAACGCGAGTACGGGGTCTCGCGGACCGTGGTGCGCGAGGCCGTGCGGGTGTTGCAGTCGATGCGGCTCGTGCACAGCCGCCCGCGCACCGGTGTCCAGGTTCGCCCGGGCGAGGAGTGGAGCGTGTTCGACCCGCAACTGATCCGCTGGCGGTTGGCGGGGACGGGCCGCATGGCCCAGTTGCGCTCGCTGACCGAGCTGCGCGCGGCGATCGAGCCCCCGGCCGCCGCCGCGGCCGCACGCAACGCCTCGCGCGATCGGCGTACTCCGGTGGTCGAGCTCTGCGAGCGGATGACGGCGGCTGGACAGGCGGGTGACCAGGAGGAGTTCCTGCGGCTGGACATCGAGTTCCACCGGCGGATCCTGCACCTTTCCGGCAACGAGATGTTCGTGGGTCTCACCGGGGTCGTCGCCGAGGTGCTCACCGGCCGTACCGAGTACCACCTGATGCCGCGCCCGCCCAGGGCCGAGGCGCTGCGGCTGCACGCCCACGTCGCCGGGGCGATCCGCGACGGCCTTCCGGATGTGGCCCAGGCGGCCATGCGGGCGATCGTTGGCGAGGTCGACGAGGCTCTCAGCGAGGCCGAAGGGGGCGCGAACCGCTGA
- a CDS encoding gluconokinase — protein MHFVFMGVSGSGKSTVAGRVAERLELPFAEADEFHPRRNTEKMARGEPLTDEDRRPWLAALARWMADHESSRQSTIMACSALRRAYRDHLSGGAPDVRFVHLDGPRDLIADRLRERSGHFMPVELLDSQMATLEPLQPDENGSTLDISHSVDRLVQDATGTVAAALGTVPSARRRR, from the coding sequence ATGCACTTCGTCTTCATGGGTGTCTCAGGGAGCGGCAAGAGCACGGTCGCCGGACGCGTGGCCGAGCGACTGGAGCTGCCCTTCGCCGAGGCCGACGAGTTCCATCCGCGCCGGAACACCGAGAAGATGGCGCGGGGGGAGCCGCTGACCGACGAGGACCGCCGCCCCTGGCTCGCCGCGCTGGCGCGGTGGATGGCGGACCACGAGAGCAGCCGCCAGTCGACCATCATGGCCTGCTCGGCACTACGGCGCGCCTACCGGGACCACCTGAGCGGGGGTGCGCCCGACGTTCGCTTCGTGCACCTGGACGGCCCGCGCGACCTCATCGCCGACCGGCTGCGGGAGCGCTCTGGCCACTTCATGCCGGTCGAGCTCCTGGACTCGCAGATGGCGACACTGGAGCCGCTGCAGCCCGACGAGAACGGCAGCACCCTGGACATCTCCCATTCGGTGGACCGGCTCGTGCAGGATGCAACGGGTACCGTCGCCGCGGCGCTTGGGACGGTTCCCAGCGCGCGGCGCCGACGGTAG
- a CDS encoding IclR family transcriptional regulator — MDRAITVLEILAQHGEAGVTEIAAELGVHKSTAFRLVGALERRGLVEQPGLRGKYQLGFGIIRLAGAMAAGLDLTQQSRRVCEDLAADLGETVNIAIPSGDMVINIDQVRGASAVVSQNWIGRQNPLHSTSSGKVLLAFMPKSDQRRVLRGHLEEVTPSTITDPELLRAELDEITERGFATAVEELEVGLNAVAAPVRGLTGEVVAAVSASGPSYRMEEDKLLALGETVLKAAEEISTRMGHMPAA, encoded by the coding sequence GTGGACCGCGCGATCACGGTCCTGGAGATCCTCGCCCAGCACGGCGAGGCCGGGGTCACCGAGATCGCGGCCGAACTCGGGGTGCACAAGTCCACGGCGTTCCGGCTCGTCGGCGCGCTCGAACGGCGCGGCCTGGTTGAACAGCCGGGCCTGCGTGGCAAGTACCAGTTGGGTTTCGGGATCATCCGTCTGGCTGGCGCCATGGCGGCGGGCCTGGACCTGACTCAGCAGAGCCGCCGGGTCTGCGAGGATCTGGCCGCCGATCTGGGCGAGACGGTGAACATCGCGATTCCGAGCGGGGACATGGTCATCAACATCGACCAGGTCCGCGGGGCGTCCGCGGTGGTGAGCCAGAACTGGATCGGCCGCCAGAACCCCCTGCACTCCACCTCCAGCGGCAAGGTGCTGCTGGCCTTCATGCCCAAGTCGGACCAGAGGAGGGTACTGCGAGGGCACCTCGAGGAGGTGACTCCCAGCACCATCACTGATCCCGAGTTGTTGCGCGCGGAGCTCGACGAGATCACCGAACGCGGCTTCGCCACTGCTGTCGAAGAGCTTGAGGTCGGCCTCAACGCTGTCGCCGCCCCCGTCCGCGGCCTGACCGGCGAGGTCGTGGCCGCAGTAAGCGCATCCGGTCCCTCGTACCGGATGGAGGAAGACAAGCTGCTCGCGCTCGGCGAGACCGTCCTGAAGGCCGCCGAGGAGATCTCGACCCGCATGGGGCACATGCCCGCTGCCTGA